The following are encoded in a window of Microbacterium sp. LWO13-1.2 genomic DNA:
- a CDS encoding transcriptional regulator, with amino-acid sequence MTEPQFDEIVHAPQRLRILAMLDAIPGEVEFAALRDALGVADSVVSKHLKVLAEADYVSIHKAATFGRQRTWVRLTARGGGAYAAHVAALRAIVSPES; translated from the coding sequence GTGACGGAGCCGCAGTTCGATGAGATCGTGCACGCGCCGCAGCGTCTGCGCATCCTCGCGATGCTCGATGCGATCCCTGGCGAGGTCGAGTTCGCGGCGCTTCGGGATGCGCTCGGCGTCGCCGACTCTGTCGTGAGCAAGCATCTGAAGGTTCTCGCCGAGGCGGATTATGTGTCGATCCACAAGGCCGCGACGTTCGGCAGGCAACGCACATGGGTCAGACTGACCGCGCGGGGAGGTGGCGCCTACGCGGCGCACGTCGCCGCGCTCCGCGCGATCGTGTCGCCGGAAAGCTGA